A single Pseudomonas putida DNA region contains:
- a CDS encoding MATE family efflux transporter, with translation MSQLTTDWQHRPTHRKVWALAAPMILSNISVPLVALVDSTVIGHLPHAHQLGAVAVGATLFTFMVGLMGFLRMGATGFAAQAAGRADGAALRQVLVQGLLLAAAFALLIGLLALPFSQLALHAMQPSEALQQSTEDFFHTRLLGLPAALASYALVGWFLGTQNARAPLAILLTTNLLNIALNLWFVLGLNWGVLGSARASVIAEWSAALLGLALTRPALRHYPGQIAWAALKHWQAWRPLLAVNRDIFLRSLALQLVFLLITVQGARLGEATVAANALLLNGLLLTAYALDGLAHAVEALCGHAIGARDRDTLRRSLVVACGWSLITSVVFAGVFLLGGHLFIDVQTNIDSVREAAYPYLPYLALLPLIAVWSYLLDGLFIGATRAREMRNAMVLSVLIALPLGVLMSGIGNHGLWLAFLGFMALRAVTLGLVGWRLQERGRWIE, from the coding sequence ATGTCGCAACTGACCACCGACTGGCAGCACCGCCCCACCCACCGCAAGGTCTGGGCCTTGGCCGCGCCGATGATCCTCTCGAATATTTCGGTACCGCTGGTGGCCCTGGTCGACAGCACCGTGATCGGCCATCTGCCCCACGCCCACCAGCTCGGTGCAGTGGCCGTGGGCGCCACGCTGTTCACCTTCATGGTCGGCCTGATGGGCTTCCTGCGCATGGGCGCCACCGGCTTCGCCGCCCAGGCCGCCGGGCGTGCCGACGGCGCGGCGCTGCGCCAGGTGCTGGTGCAGGGCCTGCTGCTCGCCGCAGCCTTCGCCCTGCTGATCGGCCTGCTTGCCCTGCCCTTCAGCCAACTGGCGCTGCACGCCATGCAACCGAGCGAGGCGTTGCAGCAGTCCACCGAAGACTTCTTCCACACGCGCCTGCTTGGCCTGCCGGCGGCGCTGGCCAGCTATGCACTGGTCGGTTGGTTTCTCGGCACCCAGAACGCTCGAGCGCCGCTGGCGATTTTGCTGACCACTAATCTTCTGAACATCGCCCTCAACCTGTGGTTCGTGCTGGGCCTGAACTGGGGCGTACTGGGTTCGGCACGGGCCTCGGTGATCGCAGAATGGAGCGCCGCGCTGCTTGGCCTGGCCCTGACCCGCCCAGCCTTGCGCCACTACCCCGGGCAGATCGCCTGGGCCGCGCTCAAGCACTGGCAGGCCTGGCGGCCTTTGCTGGCGGTGAACCGAGACATTTTCCTGCGCAGCCTGGCGCTGCAGCTGGTGTTCCTGCTGATTACCGTGCAGGGCGCGCGCCTGGGCGAGGCCACGGTGGCAGCCAATGCCCTGCTGCTCAACGGGCTGCTGCTCACTGCCTACGCCCTCGATGGCCTGGCGCATGCCGTGGAGGCCTTGTGCGGGCATGCCATTGGTGCCAGGGATCGAGATACTTTGCGCCGGTCACTGGTGGTGGCCTGCGGTTGGTCACTGATCACCAGCGTGGTGTTTGCCGGCGTGTTCCTGCTGGGCGGGCACCTGTTCATCGACGTGCAGACCAATATCGATAGCGTGCGCGAGGCGGCCTATCCGTACCTGCCTTACCTGGCGCTGCTGCCGTTGATCGCGGTGTGGAGTTACCTGCTCGACGGGCTGTTCATCGGCGCGACCCGGGCGCGGGAAATGCGCAATGCGATGGTGCTGTCGGTGCTGATTGCATTGCCTTTGGGCGTGCTCATGAGTGGGATTGGCAACCATGGGTTGTGGTTGGCGTTCCTCGGGTTCATGGCGTTGCGGGCGGTGACATTGGGGTTGGTGGGGTGGCGGCTGCAGGAAAGAGGGCGCTGGATTGAGTGA
- a CDS encoding REP-associated tyrosine transposase, which yields MECPSSNLLRRGRWSESGRLYLITTNTRNRLPLFTHLYLARTVVQQLRKSDEDKACRSLAWVLMPDHLHWLIELRGSSLSELMCAFKSRSSCALYRAGADRRHIWQPSFHDRALRREEDVKAVARYIIANPIRAGLVKHAGDYPHWDCVWL from the coding sequence ATGGAATGTCCCAGCTCAAACCTATTGCGCCGCGGCCGCTGGTCCGAATCCGGACGCCTTTACCTCATCACCACCAACACACGAAATCGCCTTCCACTGTTCACTCATCTATACCTTGCCAGGACTGTTGTGCAGCAGTTGCGCAAAAGTGACGAAGACAAGGCATGCCGGTCTCTGGCCTGGGTGCTGATGCCTGATCATTTGCATTGGTTGATCGAATTGAGAGGCAGCAGTCTTAGTGAACTGATGTGCGCATTCAAGTCGCGAAGCAGCTGTGCGCTATACAGGGCGGGCGCTGACCGGCGTCATATCTGGCAGCCCAGTTTTCATGATCGGGCCCTTCGCCGGGAGGAGGATGTGAAAGCTGTGGCTCGCTACATCATCGCTAATCCAATTCGCGCCGGGCTGGTAAAGCATGCGGGTGACTACCCACATTGGGATTGTGTGTGGCTTTGA
- the speA gene encoding arginine decarboxylase, with amino-acid sequence MSVRRTRKDDGSQWTVADSRSVYGIRHWGAGYFAINEAGRVEVRPNGPGSAPIDLFEQVDELRQSGLSLPLLVRFPDILQDRVRQLTGAFDANIARLEYQSQYTALYPIKVNQQEAVVENIIATQNVSIGLEAGSKPELLAVLALAPKGGTIVCNGYKDREFIRLALMGQKLGHNVFIVIEKESEVALVIDEAAELKVKPQVGLRVRLSSLASSKWADTGGEKSKFGLSAAQLISVVQRFRDAGLDQGIRLLHFHMGSQIANLADYQHGFKEAIRYYGELRALGLPVDHIDVGGGLGVDYDGTHSRNASSINYDMDDYAGVVVGMLKEFCDAQGLPHPHIFSESGRSLTAHHAMLVIQVTDVERHNDDVPTIENKEALPETVQWLVDLLGPTDIEMVTETYWRATHYMGDVAAQYADGKLSLAEKALAEQCYFAVCRRLHNSLKARQRSHRQVLDELNDKLADKYICNFSVFQSLPDTWAIGQVLPIIPLHRLDEEPMRRAVLQDLTCDSDGKINQYVDEQSIETSMPVHAVNEGEDYLLGVFLVGAYQEILGDMHNLFGDTDSVNIYQNADGSVYHAGIETHDTIEDMLRYVHLSPEELMTHYRDKVASAKISARERTQYLDALRLGLTRSSYLSS; translated from the coding sequence ATGTCCGTACGACGCACACGCAAAGACGATGGTAGCCAATGGACCGTGGCCGACAGCCGCAGTGTTTATGGCATCCGCCATTGGGGCGCTGGTTATTTCGCCATCAATGAAGCCGGGCGCGTCGAAGTGCGCCCCAACGGCCCCGGCAGCGCGCCGATCGACCTGTTCGAGCAGGTCGACGAGCTGCGTCAGAGCGGCCTGTCGCTGCCACTGCTGGTGCGCTTCCCCGACATCCTGCAGGACCGCGTGCGCCAGCTGACCGGCGCTTTCGATGCCAACATCGCGCGCCTGGAATACCAGAGCCAGTACACCGCGCTGTACCCGATCAAGGTCAACCAGCAGGAAGCGGTGGTAGAAAACATCATCGCCACGCAGAACGTCTCGATCGGCCTGGAGGCCGGTTCCAAGCCCGAGCTGCTGGCAGTGCTGGCGCTGGCGCCGAAGGGCGGCACCATCGTCTGCAACGGTTACAAGGACCGCGAGTTCATCCGCCTGGCGCTGATGGGCCAGAAGCTCGGCCACAACGTATTCATCGTCATCGAGAAAGAGTCGGAAGTGGCCCTGGTGATCGATGAGGCCGCTGAGCTCAAGGTCAAGCCACAGGTCGGCCTGCGCGTTCGCCTGTCGTCGCTGGCTTCGAGCAAGTGGGCCGACACCGGTGGTGAGAAGTCCAAGTTCGGTTTGTCCGCCGCCCAGCTGATCTCGGTGGTGCAGCGCTTCCGCGATGCAGGCCTGGACCAGGGCATCCGCTTGCTGCACTTCCACATGGGGTCGCAGATCGCCAACCTGGCCGATTACCAGCACGGCTTCAAGGAAGCGATCCGTTACTACGGCGAATTGCGTGCACTGGGCCTGCCGGTCGATCACATCGACGTCGGTGGTGGCCTGGGCGTGGACTACGACGGTACCCACTCGCGCAACGCCAGCTCGATCAACTACGACATGGACGACTACGCCGGCGTGGTGGTGGGCATGCTCAAGGAGTTCTGCGACGCGCAGGGCCTGCCGCACCCGCACATCTTCTCCGAGAGCGGCCGCTCGCTGACCGCGCACCACGCCATGCTGGTGATTCAGGTCACTGACGTCGAGCGGCACAACGACGACGTGCCGACCATCGAGAACAAGGAAGCCCTGCCGGAAACCGTGCAATGGCTGGTCGACCTTCTGGGCCCGACCGACATCGAGATGGTCACCGAAACCTACTGGCGTGCCACCCACTACATGGGCGACGTGGCAGCGCAGTACGCTGATGGCAAGCTCAGCCTGGCGGAAAAGGCCCTGGCCGAGCAGTGCTACTTCGCCGTGTGCCGGCGCCTGCACAACTCGCTGAAAGCCCGCCAGCGCTCGCACCGTCAGGTGCTGGACGAGCTCAACGACAAGCTGGCCGACAAGTACATCTGCAACTTCTCGGTGTTCCAGAGCCTGCCGGACACCTGGGCCATCGGCCAGGTACTGCCGATCATCCCGTTGCACCGCCTGGACGAGGAGCCGATGCGTCGTGCGGTGCTGCAGGACCTGACCTGTGACTCTGACGGCAAGATCAACCAGTACGTCGACGAACAGAGCATCGAGACCAGCATGCCAGTGCACGCGGTCAACGAAGGTGAAGACTACTTGCTGGGTGTGTTCCTGGTGGGCGCCTACCAGGAAATCCTCGGTGACATGCACAACCTGTTCGGTGACACCGACTCGGTGAACATCTACCAGAACGCCGATGGCAGCGTGTACCACGCCGGTATCGAGACCCACGACACCATCGAAGACATGCTGCGCTACGTGCACCTGTCGCCGGAGGAGTTGATGACTCACTACCGTGACAAGGTGGCCAGCGCCAAGATCAGCGCGCGTGAGCGCACCCAGTACCTCGATGCGTTGCGCCTGGGCCTGACCCGCTCGTCCTACCTCTCCTCCTGA
- a CDS encoding translation initiation factor Sui1: MAKKASSFAALGGLVYSTDAGRHCPDCGQPVDACTCKQQVIPEGDGIARVRRESKGRGGKTVTTVTGVPLPLDQLKELATTLKRRCGTGGALKDGVIEIQGDHVELLIAELIKQGFKAKKSGG; encoded by the coding sequence GTGGCCAAGAAAGCTTCTTCCTTCGCCGCCCTTGGCGGTCTCGTTTACTCCACCGATGCCGGTCGGCATTGCCCCGACTGTGGCCAGCCGGTGGACGCCTGCACCTGCAAGCAGCAAGTCATCCCCGAAGGTGACGGCATCGCCCGTGTGCGCCGTGAAAGCAAAGGCCGTGGCGGCAAGACCGTGACTACCGTCACCGGTGTGCCGCTGCCGCTCGACCAGCTCAAGGAGCTGGCCACCACCCTCAAGCGCCGCTGCGGTACCGGCGGTGCGCTGAAGGATGGGGTCATCGAGATCCAGGGCGACCACGTCGAGCTGCTGATCGCCGAGCTGATCAAACAGGGCTTCAAGGCGAAAAAGTCCGGCGGCTGA
- a CDS encoding NUDIX hydrolase, giving the protein MAISASEAAHRAASDRELVAWVDAGDQVLGALPRAELRERGLIGRCTFILLFNSAGELCVHRRALSKALYPGYWDVAAGGMVAAGEAYADSAARELAEELGIDGVELRFHERFYFDQPDNHLWCAVYSAVSDAPLQLQPEEVIEAKFMSVEQAEQESRSMPYCPDSLAALQRYKASLR; this is encoded by the coding sequence ATGGCCATCAGCGCCAGCGAGGCCGCCCACCGGGCGGCTTCCGACCGAGAACTGGTCGCCTGGGTAGACGCTGGCGACCAGGTGCTCGGTGCGCTGCCCAGGGCCGAGCTGCGAGAGCGCGGCCTGATCGGTCGCTGCACGTTCATTCTGTTGTTCAACAGTGCCGGTGAACTGTGCGTACACCGTCGGGCCCTGAGCAAGGCGCTGTATCCGGGGTATTGGGATGTGGCAGCCGGTGGCATGGTGGCAGCTGGGGAGGCGTATGCCGACTCGGCGGCCCGCGAGCTGGCCGAAGAGCTGGGCATCGATGGGGTCGAATTGCGCTTTCATGAGCGCTTCTATTTCGACCAGCCGGACAACCACTTGTGGTGCGCGGTGTATTCGGCGGTGTCGGACGCGCCATTGCAGTTGCAGCCGGAAGAGGTGATCGAGGCGAAATTCATGAGCGTTGAGCAGGCCGAGCAGGAAAGCCGGAGCATGCCGTATTGCCCGGATTCTCTGGCGGCACTGCAGCGTTACAAGGCTAGCTTGAGGTGA
- a CDS encoding DUF2333 family protein yields the protein MLDWKNREAKAEPRERVDGRRAAARSYFGGLWSRALGTLIGLYLLVCIGLGWYWSEEPALFPVQQNAQAAAERNGQQMVVGYTTIETLKTVAGTLLNKPGGYISNDRFPPGLWMDNMPSWEYGVLVQVRDLSRALRKDFARSQSQSTEDADLAKAEPRFNFDNKSWILPSSESEFEEGIKSLSRYQARLAAGDKGAIFYTRADNLNNWLGDVATRLGSLSQRLSASVGRVKLNTTLKTESVVAGQAPQVDEELVETPWLQIDNVFYEARGQAWALSHLLRAIEVDFADVLAKKNATVSVRQIIRELEASQEPLWSPMVLNGSGFGMWANHSLVMANYISRANAAVIDLRQLLSQG from the coding sequence ATGCTGGACTGGAAAAACCGCGAGGCCAAAGCCGAGCCCCGCGAGCGTGTCGATGGCCGCCGCGCCGCTGCCCGTAGCTATTTTGGCGGGCTCTGGAGCCGTGCCCTGGGGACCCTGATCGGGTTGTACCTGCTGGTGTGCATCGGTCTGGGCTGGTACTGGAGCGAGGAGCCGGCGTTGTTCCCGGTGCAGCAGAATGCCCAGGCTGCCGCTGAACGCAACGGCCAGCAGATGGTGGTCGGCTATACCACCATCGAAACCCTCAAGACCGTGGCCGGCACCCTGCTGAACAAGCCGGGCGGTTACATTTCCAACGACCGCTTCCCGCCAGGCCTGTGGATGGACAACATGCCGAGCTGGGAGTACGGCGTGCTGGTGCAGGTGCGCGACCTGTCCCGGGCCCTGCGCAAGGACTTTGCCCGTTCGCAGTCGCAGTCCACCGAAGATGCCGACCTGGCCAAGGCCGAACCGCGCTTCAACTTCGACAACAAGAGCTGGATCCTGCCGTCGAGCGAATCGGAATTCGAAGAGGGCATCAAGTCGCTTTCCCGTTATCAGGCCCGCCTTGCAGCTGGCGACAAGGGTGCGATCTTCTACACCCGTGCCGACAACCTGAACAACTGGCTGGGTGACGTGGCCACCCGCCTGGGTTCGCTGTCGCAGCGCCTGTCGGCCAGTGTTGGCCGGGTCAAGCTCAATACCACCCTGAAGACCGAGTCGGTGGTCGCCGGCCAGGCGCCGCAGGTGGATGAAGAGCTGGTGGAAACTCCGTGGCTGCAAATCGACAACGTGTTCTACGAAGCCCGAGGCCAGGCCTGGGCGCTGTCGCACCTGCTGCGCGCCATCGAGGTCGACTTCGCCGACGTGCTGGCGAAGAAGAACGCCACGGTCAGCGTGCGGCAGATCATTCGTGAACTGGAAGCCTCGCAGGAACCGCTGTGGAGCCCGATGGTGCTTAACGGCAGCGGCTTCGGCATGTGGGCCAACCACTCGCTGGTCATGGCCAACTACATTTCCCGGGCCAACGCCGCGGTCATCGACCTGCGCCAGCTGCTGTCGCAGGGTTGA
- a CDS encoding diguanylate cyclase — protein MTQAAEPSQERLSQELEQLLQRLSRTRLRHGDQPDQLELPPVRKPVYLLLHDHERAERLAQQLEFFGLSAQPQPCASAFLASLAEQPPAAIVMDVDFAGAGTGLPLASLAQQGQEQPIPLLFFSLHEADTPTRLAAVRAGGQAFLTGTLEASSLLEKLEAMTSHAQQDPLRVLIIDDSRTQALHTERVLASAGMLTRSLNDPIGAMAELADFQPDLIILDLYMPTCSGPELAKVIRHNDRYVSVPIIYLSAEDDLDKQLDAMSEGGDDFLTKPIRSRHLITTVRNRAARARHLKARMVRDSLTGLYNHTHILQLLEDCSYRARRERQPLSFAMLDIDHFKKINDRHGHPMGDRVIKSLALFLKQRLRKTDFIGRYGGEEFAIVMPNTSLEAAHKVLDDIRRRFAEILYPAQPEDLQCTFSAGVVQLDEELDALSMASTADEALYRAKHAGRNCVVRVEP, from the coding sequence ATGACCCAAGCCGCGGAGCCGAGCCAGGAGCGCCTTTCGCAGGAGCTCGAACAGCTGTTGCAGCGCCTGTCGCGCACGCGCCTGCGCCATGGCGACCAGCCCGATCAGCTGGAGTTGCCACCTGTGCGCAAACCGGTCTACCTGCTGCTGCACGACCATGAGCGCGCCGAGCGCCTCGCCCAGCAGCTGGAGTTCTTCGGCCTGAGCGCGCAGCCGCAGCCCTGCGCCAGTGCCTTTCTGGCTTCGTTGGCCGAGCAACCTCCGGCAGCCATCGTCATGGATGTCGATTTCGCCGGCGCTGGTACTGGCCTGCCGCTGGCGTCACTGGCGCAGCAAGGCCAGGAACAGCCCATACCGCTACTGTTCTTCAGCCTGCACGAAGCCGATACGCCGACCCGCCTGGCCGCAGTGCGCGCTGGCGGCCAGGCGTTTCTGACCGGTACGCTGGAGGCCTCCAGCCTGCTGGAAAAACTCGAAGCCATGACCAGCCACGCACAGCAAGACCCCTTGCGCGTGCTGATCATCGACGACTCACGCACCCAGGCCTTGCATACCGAACGGGTACTGGCCAGTGCCGGGATGCTGACCCGCAGCCTGAACGACCCGATTGGCGCCATGGCGGAGCTTGCCGACTTCCAGCCCGACCTGATCATCCTCGACCTGTACATGCCGACGTGCTCGGGCCCTGAGCTGGCCAAGGTGATCCGGCACAATGACCGTTACGTCAGCGTACCGATCATCTACCTGTCCGCCGAGGACGACCTGGACAAGCAGCTCGATGCCATGAGCGAAGGCGGTGACGACTTCCTGACCAAGCCGATCCGCTCGCGGCACCTGATCACCACCGTGCGCAACCGCGCCGCGCGTGCGCGCCACCTCAAGGCCCGCATGGTCCGCGACAGCCTGACCGGGCTGTACAACCACACTCACATCCTGCAATTGCTCGAAGACTGCAGCTACCGTGCCCGCCGCGAACGGCAGCCGCTGAGCTTCGCCATGCTCGACATCGACCATTTCAAGAAGATCAACGACCGCCACGGTCACCCGATGGGCGACCGGGTGATCAAGAGCCTGGCGCTGTTCCTCAAGCAACGCCTGCGCAAGACCGACTTCATTGGCCGCTATGGTGGCGAGGAGTTCGCCATCGTCATGCCCAACACCTCGCTGGAAGCTGCGCACAAGGTGCTTGACGATATTCGCCGGCGCTTTGCCGAAATTCTCTACCCGGCGCAGCCCGAGGATCTGCAGTGCACTTTCAGTGCCGGGGTGGTTCAGCTGGACGAGGAACTGGATGCGCTGAGCATGGCCAGTACCGCAGATGAAGCGTTGTACCGGGCCAAGCATGCCGGGCGTAACTGCGTGGTCCGCGTCGAGCCTTAG
- a CDS encoding methyl-accepting chemotaxis protein produces the protein MERYLGLSQQFQNQTARNIQAYLDSGDALRHAAAVEANKQLEASLTDWPPALAGKLRPSLDTLQAFTANELLAAGKLAGDPHALLLQAERELGANFEQLAAYARDSGSSEAGRYLLPLLDASVHLGRLSLARDKLVSSGRAELADEVERELQLIRTQAQVIDGLPLLGVTRAAESNADDFAAMMGLESQASEQQEDVAVGLKRELQSLLNRYPAELQRTREQIERRTALAASTNQRLEAVQQAIAGLEPEVRGQHAKIAGEVRIMQGLMIGLILLIALLIDTLQRRLARTLTSLAPALSRWAEGDFAAPIALGKTNRELHDIQESLNRLRQYLVELVGTIRHNAEQVAGSSHALAGMSAALHDGAERQAGDTGQIRDALGELEATIQQVAGDASSAADASRDAGRAVEQGQTVIGQSLSGLRALVDEVQGNARMIEQLAEESATIGGVLTVIRSIAEQTNLLALNAAIEAARAGEMGRGFAVVADEVRSLAQRTTGATGEIQALIDRLQQAARESVAGMRTQLEHAEATADQAQAADGALDEIVSAIRTIADTAVRIADVTAQQSGAVSEIRDHSERIHELGEDNLQRIGEGREQGEQLLSLGGELSKAVRAFRV, from the coding sequence ATGGAGCGCTACCTGGGCCTGTCGCAGCAGTTCCAGAACCAGACAGCGCGCAACATCCAGGCATATCTGGACAGTGGCGACGCCCTGCGCCACGCCGCTGCCGTTGAGGCCAACAAGCAGCTCGAAGCCTCACTGACCGACTGGCCACCAGCGCTCGCCGGCAAACTGCGCCCGAGCCTCGACACCCTGCAGGCCTTCACCGCCAACGAACTGCTCGCCGCTGGCAAGCTGGCCGGCGACCCACATGCCCTGCTGCTGCAGGCCGAACGCGAGCTGGGGGCCAACTTCGAACAGCTGGCCGCCTATGCCCGCGACAGCGGCAGTAGCGAAGCCGGCCGTTACCTGCTGCCACTGCTCGACGCCAGCGTGCACCTGGGCCGCCTGTCGCTGGCCCGGGACAAACTGGTCAGCAGCGGCCGCGCCGAACTGGCCGACGAAGTCGAGCGCGAGCTGCAACTGATCCGCACCCAGGCCCAGGTCATCGATGGCCTGCCGCTGCTGGGCGTCACCCGTGCCGCCGAATCCAACGCCGACGACTTCGCCGCCATGATGGGCCTGGAATCCCAGGCCAGCGAGCAACAGGAAGACGTGGCAGTCGGCCTCAAGCGCGAGCTGCAAAGCCTGCTCAACCGCTACCCAGCCGAACTGCAGCGCACCCGCGAGCAGATTGAACGGCGCACGGCCCTGGCCGCCAGCACCAACCAGCGGCTGGAAGCCGTGCAACAGGCCATCGCCGGCCTGGAGCCGGAAGTGCGCGGCCAGCACGCGAAGATTGCCGGCGAAGTACGCATCATGCAGGGGTTGATGATCGGTCTGATCCTGCTGATCGCCCTGCTCATCGACACCTTGCAACGGCGCCTGGCCCGAACACTGACCAGCCTGGCCCCAGCCCTGTCGCGCTGGGCCGAAGGCGACTTCGCCGCACCCATTGCGCTGGGCAAGACCAATCGCGAGCTGCACGACATCCAGGAATCGCTCAACCGCTTGCGCCAGTACCTGGTGGAACTGGTCGGCACCATTCGCCATAACGCCGAGCAGGTTGCCGGCAGCAGCCACGCCCTGGCCGGCATGAGCGCCGCCCTGCATGACGGCGCCGAGCGCCAGGCCGGTGATACCGGGCAGATTCGCGATGCGCTCGGCGAGCTGGAGGCGACCATCCAGCAAGTGGCCGGCGACGCCAGCTCCGCCGCCGATGCCAGCCGTGATGCCGGGCGTGCGGTGGAACAGGGCCAGACGGTGATCGGCCAGAGCTTGTCGGGGCTGCGTGCGCTGGTCGACGAGGTGCAGGGCAACGCGCGGATGATCGAACAGCTGGCCGAAGAGTCGGCCACCATTGGCGGCGTGCTGACGGTGATCCGTTCGATCGCCGAACAGACCAACCTGCTGGCATTGAATGCTGCCATCGAAGCGGCCCGCGCGGGTGAGATGGGCCGTGGCTTTGCGGTGGTGGCCGATGAGGTGCGCTCACTGGCACAGCGCACCACCGGGGCAACCGGTGAGATCCAGGCCCTGATCGACCGCCTGCAGCAGGCGGCGCGGGAGTCGGTGGCAGGGATGCGCACCCAGCTCGAACATGCCGAAGCCACTGCCGACCAGGCCCAGGCCGCCGATGGCGCGCTGGATGAGATCGTCAGCGCGATCCGCACGATTGCCGATACGGCAGTGCGCATTGCCGATGTCACCGCGCAGCAGAGTGGTGCGGTGAGCGAGATTCGGGACCACAGCGAGCGGATTCACGAGTTGGGCGAAGACAACCTGCAACGCATTGGTGAAGGGCGTGAGCAGGGTGAGCAACTGCTGAGCCTGGGCGGAGAGCTGAGCAAGGCGGTGCGGGCTTTCAGGGTCTAG
- a CDS encoding protein-disulfide reductase DsbD: MRRLFFLLFLLLASPAFASGLLDNRPSATLGAASLSNNADFLPVHEAFKLSLVQADAQTLKLRFVATDGYYLYRHRFHFRTEPADIALGTPNIPKGEAKHDEFFGDVEVYHGVLDIEIPRTDARAFTLLVGYQGCADKGLCYPPETERLSIDGEGAAAGIALPAGSEQGWNWKSLLLFFLAGVGLTFTPCVLPMLPILSGVVLRGQVGGLRGLALSLAYVLPMAASFAVLGALMGLFGAGLNLQARLQSAWVLVPFALFFVVFALAMFGLFELKLPQALSNRLNNVANHTRGGSLLGAAVLGVLSSLLVSPCVSAPLAGALLYISASGDAVGGALKLFALGLGMGAPLLLIATGGATWLPKSGPWLNTVKNAIGVLLLGLAIGLLSRVLPGPATLLLVGFLAAGVALFLGALEFVVKTPRQRLAQLLGLALLVYALACWYGALNGQGDPLRPLPAPVVASASSQTAATSSAWQTVTTPAALDAALADAKAAGQPVLLDWYADWCISCKVIEHEVLNAPQVQGQLSAFKLLRFDITESSAEQRTLLDRYQLFGPPALLFFAANGSEMTTDRVIGEINAGEFAQILTRVRSKLGL, encoded by the coding sequence ATGCGCCGCCTGTTTTTCCTGCTGTTCCTGCTGCTGGCCAGCCCTGCCTTCGCCTCGGGCCTGCTCGACAACCGCCCCAGCGCCACCCTCGGCGCCGCTTCGCTGTCCAACAATGCCGATTTCCTGCCGGTGCACGAAGCCTTCAAGCTCAGCCTGGTGCAGGCGGATGCGCAAACGCTCAAGCTGCGCTTCGTTGCCACAGATGGTTACTACCTGTACCGCCACCGCTTCCACTTCCGCACGGAACCGGCAGACATTGCCCTGGGCACGCCGAACATTCCCAAGGGTGAAGCCAAGCACGACGAGTTCTTCGGTGACGTCGAGGTGTACCACGGTGTGCTCGACATCGAGATCCCACGCACAGACGCCCGCGCCTTCACCCTGCTGGTGGGCTACCAGGGCTGCGCCGACAAGGGGCTTTGCTACCCGCCCGAAACCGAGCGACTGAGTATCGATGGCGAAGGTGCCGCCGCAGGCATTGCCTTGCCGGCAGGCAGTGAGCAGGGCTGGAACTGGAAGTCGCTGCTGCTGTTCTTCCTCGCAGGAGTCGGCCTGACCTTCACCCCCTGCGTACTGCCGATGCTGCCAATCCTCTCCGGAGTGGTCCTGCGTGGCCAGGTTGGCGGCCTGCGCGGCCTGGCCCTGTCACTGGCCTATGTGCTGCCGATGGCCGCCAGCTTCGCCGTGCTCGGCGCGCTGATGGGCCTGTTCGGCGCCGGCCTGAACCTGCAGGCACGCCTGCAGTCGGCCTGGGTGCTGGTGCCGTTCGCGCTGTTCTTCGTGGTGTTCGCCCTGGCCATGTTCGGCCTGTTCGAACTCAAGCTGCCACAAGCCCTGAGCAACCGCCTGAACAACGTCGCCAACCACACCAGGGGCGGCTCGCTGCTCGGTGCGGCGGTGCTCGGCGTACTCTCCAGCCTGCTGGTCTCGCCCTGCGTGTCAGCGCCGCTGGCCGGTGCCTTGCTTTATATCAGCGCCAGCGGCGATGCCGTGGGCGGCGCGCTCAAGCTGTTCGCCCTGGGCCTGGGCATGGGTGCACCCTTGCTGTTGATTGCCACGGGGGGCGCAACCTGGTTGCCGAAAAGCGGCCCTTGGCTGAACACCGTGAAAAACGCCATCGGCGTGTTGCTGCTGGGCTTGGCCATCGGCCTGCTCAGCCGTGTGCTACCGGGGCCGGCAACCTTGTTGCTGGTCGGCTTCCTGGCTGCTGGCGTGGCCCTGTTCCTCGGTGCCCTGGAGTTCGTGGTCAAAACACCGCGCCAACGGCTGGCGCAACTGCTGGGCCTGGCTTTGCTGGTTTATGCCCTGGCCTGCTGGTATGGCGCCCTGAATGGCCAGGGTGATCCGCTGCGCCCATTGCCAGCCCCCGTAGTGGCAAGCGCCAGCAGCCAGACGGCGGCAACATCAAGCGCCTGGCAAACCGTGACCACACCGGCCGCGCTGGATGCTGCCCTGGCCGACGCCAAGGCCGCCGGCCAACCGGTGCTGCTGGACTGGTACGCCGACTGGTGCATCAGTTGCAAGGTGATCGAGCACGAGGTGCTCAATGCACCGCAGGTACAGGGCCAGTTGAGCGCCTTCAAGTTGCTGCGTTTCGACATCACCGAGAGCAGCGCCGAACAACGCACCCTGCTCGACCGCTATCAGTTGTTCGGGCCGCCAGCACTGCTGTTCTTTGCGGCGAACGGCAGCGAAATGACCACCGATCGGGTGATTGGCGAGATAAACGCCGGGGAATTTGCACAGATTCTGACGCGCGTGCGCAGCAAACTCGGTCTATAA